In the Tenuifilum sp. 4138str genome, GACCGGTTATTCGGGTTGAACCCTGTTGAATGCTAACATTACCAAAGGCATCAAACCAGTTATCATCGGGATTATGGTAAGCGCTGTCGCAGACTATACGGGTGTTTTCGTGCTGAAAGCGTACATTCCCAATATACCTGATAATTTTCTGGCCATCAATATTGAGGTTTTTCATGCTCTTTGCCCCTTCAAACCTAATTCGGGTTTTTTGTTGAGCTTGAGCGCCTGTGAGCAATCCCAGCAGAATAGGTATAATAATAAGAATACGAAGTATGGATTTCATCTCAATTATGCCTACTTTATCCAACCCTTACTTTGGAAATCGCAACTATGAAAATCATTATCAATCCTGATGTAGAACGATTTTATTTTTTTTGAAACCCAGTCCCTGAGTATCTCGTTTTCCTTACTCGACTTGGCCATTTCCTGAATTTTATCGTAATCGTCTTTCAGGTTAGCCTTATGGGCAGGCACAATTCGTTTAACCTTGATGATTTTAAAAACGATATTTGCAAGCTCATCGCGCGACTCAAAGGGTGCGCTATACTCGCCCTCTTTTAGGTCTTTTATTGCATAAAAGTCCGATGGCTGCAAGTGCTCTTTCTCAAACAGCGAGGTATTGGTAAAGGGGTTGATCATCAAGCCCTTGTTTAGGTTTGATTTTTTATCCTCGGAGAAACGGAGCGCAGCGTTCTCAAAGGTAATACTATCGTTGCGGATAAGCGTGGCAATGCTGTCGAGCTTTTGAACTGCTTTTGAAAGCAAATCGGTTGTGAACTGAGGTTTGAGAAGGATATGCCTAACGTTTACCTGGTCGTTTCGTCGTTCAATCATCTGGATGATGTGCAATCCGTACTCGGTTTCCACCACCTGGCTAATTTGACCTTCCTTAAGGTTAAATGCGGCATCGGCAAATGCCTTAACAAGCTCTTCGCGTGAACGGAAACCCAACTCTCCGCCCTTTATGGCCGATGCTCTATCCTCAGAGTAGAGGGCGGCAAGGGTTGAAAATCGTTCACCATTAAGTATTCGATTACGAATCTCAAGCAGCTTTTCTTTAGCCTCAAGCTTAGCCTTTTCGGCATCGGGGGGATAAATTGCAATCTGTTGAAGTTCGTACTGCATGGGTATGTCGGGTAGGCTATCGGAGGGAATTTTCTTGTAAAAAGCTTTTACGTCCGATGGGGTTATTTTAACCTTATCTACAATCTTACGCTGCATCTGCTGGGTTAGCTGTTGCTCGCGTATGATTTCTCTTAAATCATCTTTAATTTCAAATATCGGTTTGTTAAAGTAATTCTCCAGTGCCTTTTCCGATCCAATTTGATTGATAAAGTACTTT is a window encoding:
- a CDS encoding peptidylprolyl isomerase: MKAFSLPTLFLLIFSFSFSSHAQENISIDKVIAVVGNERILLSDVEQELLRIKMQGSTNANIDRCQLLEQLLIQKLLITQAKIDSIEVNEGSVESEVDRRLKYFINQIGSEKALENYFNKPIFEIKDDLREIIREQQLTQQMQRKIVDKVKITPSDVKAFYKKIPSDSLPDIPMQYELQQIAIYPPDAEKAKLEAKEKLLEIRNRILNGERFSTLAALYSEDRASAIKGGELGFRSREELVKAFADAAFNLKEGQISQVVETEYGLHIIQMIERRNDQVNVRHILLKPQFTTDLLSKAVQKLDSIATLIRNDSITFENAALRFSEDKKSNLNKGLMINPFTNTSLFEKEHLQPSDFYAIKDLKEGEYSAPFESRDELANIVFKIIKVKRIVPAHKANLKDDYDKIQEMAKSSKENEILRDWVSKKIKSFYIRIDNDFHSCDFQSKGWIK